In Bacillus sp. BGMRC 2118, a single genomic region encodes these proteins:
- a CDS encoding glucose-1-phosphate adenylyltransferase, which yields MFKRNCVAMLLAGGKGSRLHSLTKDLAKPAVPFGGKYRIIDFSLSNCTNSGIDTVGVLTQYQPLVLNSYIGIGSTWDLDRKNGGVTVLPPYVESNDMKWYTGTASAIYQNMKFIEQYNPEYVLILSGDHIYKMDYAKMLSYHIEKNADVTISVIEVPWEEASRFGIMNTNAELEVMDFDEKPEKPKNNLASMGIYIFSYSILKEYLEMDNLNSESSHDFGKDVIPMLLKEKKRLLAYPYTGYWKDVGTINSLWEANMDLLEENPEFNLYDQSWRIYSVNPNHPPQFISNEASVTSSLINEGCVIYGKVDHSVLFQGVQIGKGTTIKDSVIMPDAIIGEDVVIEKAIVPSGMRIEHGAVIQARKDSNEVVLVTEDKLVTRSIN from the coding sequence ATGTTTAAGAGAAACTGTGTTGCGATGTTACTTGCGGGAGGGAAGGGAAGTCGATTACACTCTCTCACGAAGGATTTGGCGAAACCTGCTGTACCGTTTGGAGGAAAGTATCGGATTATTGATTTTTCCTTAAGTAACTGTACGAATTCTGGTATTGATACAGTCGGTGTGCTAACTCAATATCAGCCACTTGTGTTAAATTCCTATATTGGAATCGGAAGTACGTGGGATCTTGATCGAAAGAATGGAGGAGTGACAGTGTTACCTCCATATGTTGAATCTAATGATATGAAGTGGTATACGGGAACAGCAAGTGCGATTTATCAAAATATGAAATTCATCGAGCAATATAATCCGGAATATGTACTAATCCTTTCGGGTGATCACATTTATAAGATGGATTACGCAAAGATGTTATCTTATCACATTGAAAAGAATGCAGATGTGACCATATCAGTGATTGAAGTCCCTTGGGAGGAAGCTAGTCGCTTTGGCATAATGAATACAAATGCTGAATTAGAAGTGATGGATTTTGACGAAAAACCAGAAAAGCCCAAAAATAATCTAGCTTCTATGGGTATCTATATCTTCTCTTATTCGATTTTAAAGGAGTATTTAGAAATGGATAATCTTAATTCAGAATCAAGTCATGATTTTGGAAAAGATGTTATTCCAATGCTATTGAAGGAAAAGAAACGGTTACTGGCTTATCCCTATACAGGATATTGGAAAGACGTTGGTACAATTAATAGCTTATGGGAAGCCAATATGGATCTACTAGAAGAGAACCCAGAATTCAATTTATACGATCAATCTTGGCGAATTTATTCTGTCAACCCCAATCATCCCCCACAATTTATATCAAATGAGGCGTCTGTTACCTCATCATTAATTAATGAAGGATGCGTCATTTATGGTAAAGTGGATCATTCTGTATTATTTCAAGGGGTACAAATAGGAAAAGGGACAACGATTAAGGATTCTGTCATTATGCCGGATGCCATCATTGGGGAAGATGTTGTCATTGAAAAGGCAATTGTCCCATCTGGTATGAGAATTGAACATGGAGCGGTTATTCAAGCAAGGAAAGATTCAAATGAAGTGGTACTTGTAACAGAAGATAAACTCGTTACTAGATCAATAAACTAG
- a CDS encoding 1,4-dihydroxy-2-naphthoate polyprenyltransferase gives MQTQLNAKTSSSPTKHNWRVWWTLTRPHTLTAAFVPVFIGTALSLPYTNLHIPLFIMMLLASLIIQIATNMINEYYDFKRGLDHEGSVGIGGAIVRDGVKPKTVITLAFILFGIATLLGVYICMETSWWLALIGIVSMAAAYFYTGGPYPIAYTPFGEIVAGLFMGIIIILIAFYIQTGTVTTESVLVSIPIGILVGAILLSNNIRDLDGDKENGRKTLAILVGRKNAVIVLASMFVVSYVWIIALILFGTASAWTLLVFLSLPKPVQATKGFIGKTIPITMMPAMKATAQTNTIFGFLLAIGLLLSYII, from the coding sequence ATGCAAACGCAATTAAATGCGAAAACTAGTTCTTCACCTACAAAACATAATTGGCGCGTATGGTGGACATTAACCAGACCACATACACTAACTGCCGCATTTGTACCTGTATTTATTGGTACTGCACTTTCGTTGCCGTACACTAATTTACACATTCCATTATTTATTATGATGTTGCTAGCAAGCTTAATTATTCAAATTGCAACAAATATGATTAATGAGTATTATGACTTCAAACGCGGATTAGACCACGAAGGTTCTGTAGGTATTGGTGGTGCCATCGTTAGAGATGGTGTGAAACCAAAAACAGTTATTACATTAGCTTTTATTTTGTTCGGCATTGCGACATTACTTGGCGTCTACATTTGTATGGAGACAAGCTGGTGGCTTGCCCTTATAGGGATTGTTAGTATGGCTGCAGCCTATTTTTATACAGGTGGTCCATATCCAATTGCCTATACTCCATTTGGAGAAATTGTTGCAGGCTTATTTATGGGAATTATTATTATCTTAATTGCCTTCTACATTCAAACTGGAACGGTTACAACTGAAAGTGTATTAGTATCTATTCCGATTGGTATACTAGTTGGTGCAATTCTTTTGTCTAATAACATTCGTGACTTAGACGGAGACAAAGAAAATGGCCGAAAAACGTTAGCAATTTTAGTTGGAAGAAAAAATGCAGTTATTGTATTAGCCTCAATGTTTGTTGTATCCTACGTATGGATCATTGCCTTAATTCTCTTTGGTACAGCATCAGCTTGGACTTTATTAGTATTTTTAAGCTTACCAAAACCAGTGCAAGCAACGAAAGGCTTCATTGGTAAAACCATTCCGATTACGATGATGCCAGCCATGAAGGCAACGGCACAAACAAATACCATTTTTGGTTTTTTATTAGCAATTGGACTACTACTTTCATATATTATTTAA
- a CDS encoding isochorismate synthase codes for MATIQKRSIYDNIVDGIKRAKDMATSILVSLTTEVNDIDPLLFYIAGRELFTGENTYWKEPINGETIVGVGVLQTISSNVNSNRRYQDIQKQWNEVVKTMIDTKSSENVNARGPLLFGGFSFDPLKHKTELWNDYPSAQFYLSKYMLHQAGNQMFLTSNLFVDGENQVESVIVQLERDRKQLFEVMDKLKRDSYQQPIYREREIEVDKWLQSVETVVCHINEGKLEKAVLARELKLESDDAFSIQTIVENLLQKQPTSYIFAIDSGDSTFIGATPERLIKKEHKEVLSTCLAGSIKRGVTEVEDLQLANELLEDPKNLAEHEFVVDMITNEMKAVCHTITKPDKPSIFKARDIQHLYTPIVGEVKDQVDLLEIVERLHPTPALGGFPKARALEEIRIHEQLDRGWYAGPIGWLDHNGDGEFAVAIRSALFKQHEASLFAGCGIVAKSEPSKEYEETMIKFKPMLNAIGGKLNGR; via the coding sequence ATGGCAACCATTCAGAAACGTTCAATATATGACAACATTGTGGATGGAATTAAACGGGCAAAGGATATGGCTACGTCAATTCTAGTCAGTTTAACGACAGAAGTAAATGACATAGATCCCCTATTATTTTATATAGCAGGCAGAGAACTGTTCACGGGAGAAAATACATATTGGAAAGAACCTATAAATGGAGAGACCATTGTTGGTGTTGGGGTGTTACAAACGATCAGCTCGAATGTGAACTCTAATAGAAGATACCAGGATATACAAAAGCAATGGAATGAAGTAGTAAAGACAATGATTGATACGAAATCATCTGAAAATGTGAATGCGCGTGGCCCATTACTATTCGGTGGATTTTCTTTCGATCCTCTCAAACACAAAACAGAGTTATGGAATGACTACCCTTCTGCTCAGTTTTATTTATCGAAATATATGCTACATCAAGCAGGGAATCAGATGTTCCTTACGTCTAATCTATTTGTTGATGGAGAGAATCAGGTCGAATCCGTCATTGTACAACTAGAGCGTGATAGAAAGCAGTTATTTGAAGTAATGGATAAATTGAAAAGGGATTCATATCAACAGCCTATCTATAGAGAACGAGAGATTGAAGTGGATAAATGGCTCCAATCTGTAGAGACCGTCGTTTGTCATATAAATGAAGGGAAACTTGAGAAGGCTGTACTAGCTAGAGAACTAAAACTTGAATCAGATGATGCTTTTTCTATACAGACTATTGTAGAGAATTTACTACAAAAGCAGCCAACAAGCTATATTTTTGCGATTGATAGTGGAGATTCTACATTTATTGGAGCAACGCCAGAGAGACTGATAAAAAAAGAGCATAAAGAGGTTCTTTCTACTTGTTTAGCTGGTTCCATAAAAAGAGGTGTAACGGAGGTAGAGGATCTTCAATTAGCTAACGAGTTATTAGAGGATCCAAAAAATTTAGCCGAGCATGAGTTTGTAGTAGACATGATTACAAATGAAATGAAAGCAGTTTGTCATACCATTACGAAACCGGACAAGCCTTCAATATTCAAGGCAAGAGACATTCAGCATTTATACACGCCGATTGTTGGTGAAGTGAAGGACCAAGTTGATCTTTTAGAAATTGTAGAACGGCTGCATCCTACACCGGCTTTGGGTGGATTTCCAAAGGCGCGAGCACTAGAAGAAATACGGATTCATGAACAATTAGATCGTGGCTGGTATGCTGGTCCCATAGGTTGGTTGGACCATAATGGAGATGGAGAATTTGCTGTTGCTATACGCTCTGCATTGTTTAAACAGCATGAGGCATCCTTATTTGCCGGTTGTGGTATTGTCGCAAAGTCTGAACCGAGTAAAGAATATGAAGAAACGATGATTAAGTTTAAGCCAATGCTTAATGCTATTGGAGGCAAATTAAATGGACGGTAA
- a CDS encoding glucose-1-phosphate adenylyltransferase has product MNDTMLGLIDASTVNESLKSLTLKRSLSAIPFGGRYRLIDFVLSNMVNSGITSVAIFPKKQYRSLMDHLGSGKQWDLNRKRDGLFFFPPVDHEKVEEDEFGSFSQMEANLDYFHRSTQEYVVIANCQVVANIDFRDVLQRHKESGAHFTCIRKNGRSLNMYVLKKSFLMELFSKHKESGYTYFSDVLMDRGLMYQINGYEYDGYVAYIDSIESYYFHSLELLNHEVWKKLFLLNKPIYTKVKDEPPTRYMKGSLVKNSIIANGCMIEGHVENSILFRGVKVGKGTVIKNSIVMQKTQIEDDCELEYVILDKDVKIQSRALLKGTENSPLVFEKGTVQGALMNT; this is encoded by the coding sequence ATGAATGATACAATGCTTGGGCTTATTGATGCATCTACAGTCAATGAATCACTTAAATCGTTAACCTTGAAGCGATCTTTATCAGCCATTCCATTTGGGGGGAGATACCGCTTAATTGATTTTGTATTATCTAATATGGTGAACTCGGGGATAACGAGTGTCGCAATTTTTCCTAAAAAACAATATCGTTCCTTGATGGACCACTTAGGCTCAGGAAAGCAATGGGATTTAAATCGCAAGCGTGACGGGCTATTTTTCTTTCCACCGGTTGATCATGAAAAGGTGGAAGAAGATGAGTTTGGCTCATTTTCACAAATGGAAGCGAACTTAGATTATTTTCACAGAAGTACACAAGAATACGTAGTCATCGCTAATTGTCAGGTTGTTGCTAATATTGACTTCCGTGATGTACTCCAGCGTCACAAAGAGTCAGGCGCGCATTTTACGTGTATTAGAAAAAATGGGCGTTCGCTAAATATGTATGTACTGAAGAAATCATTTCTGATGGAGCTTTTTAGTAAGCATAAAGAGTCTGGATATACTTACTTTTCTGATGTGCTCATGGATCGAGGATTAATGTATCAAATTAATGGGTATGAGTATGACGGTTATGTAGCCTATATCGATTCAATAGAATCATATTATTTTCATAGTCTTGAACTTCTCAATCACGAAGTATGGAAAAAGTTATTTCTACTTAATAAGCCTATTTATACAAAGGTAAAAGATGAACCACCAACTCGTTACATGAAAGGATCACTAGTAAAAAATTCAATCATCGCGAATGGATGTATGATTGAAGGACATGTGGAAAACAGCATCCTTTTCAGAGGTGTAAAGGTAGGGAAGGGTACAGTCATAAAAAATAGTATTGTCATGCAGAAAACTCAAATTGAGGATGACTGTGAGTTAGAGTATGTCATTTTAGACAAAGACGTAAAGATTCAATCTCGTGCTCTATTAAAAGGGACAGAAAATTCCCCATTAGTTTTTGAAAAGGGAACTGTGCAAGGAGCGTTGATGAATACGTGA
- a CDS encoding glycogen/starch/alpha-glucan phosphorylase, translating to MFSSKEQFKHRYLQRLEVMYGKRFEDTTVMEQYHALGQLVREAISSRWIETNERYRTSKQKQVYYLSIEFLLGRLLGNNLVNLGVYGLCEEALSELGIHLSELEQCEIDAGLGNGGLGRLAACFLDSLASLNLPGHGCGIRYKHGLFDQRIVNGYQVELPEQWLRHGNVWEVKRADKAVQVRFWGEIETQEGNGRLSFKHRNAETILAVPYDMPVIGYETNTVNTLRLWNAEPAPFPPNQDALAYKRETEAVSEFLYPDDTNDEGKILRLKQQYFLVAASLHSIIRSYKKHHEEIKELHEYVAIHINDTHPVLAIPELMRILMDEEQLSWDDAWSVTTKTISYTNHTTLSEALEKWPEHIFKPLLPRIYMIVREVNERFCRELWELYPGEWDRIERMAIVSHGLIRMAHLAIVGSHSINGVAKIHSDILKMREMKDFYDVYPTRFNNKTNGITHRRWLLKANPELSSLVSEHIGTDWIRSPIELRRLETYANDSGFQQSLQAVKQKRKEILANRIKMQTGLSVDTHSIFDVQVKRLHAYKRQLLNVFHIMSLYNRLKEDSRFEMVPRTFIFGAKASPGYHYAKKIIKLINCVADKVNQDPRVNPYMKVVFLENYRVSLAEEIIPATDLSEQISTASKEASGTGNMKFMMNGALTIGTLDGANIEILEEVGVDNIFTFGLTSEQVLHYHQKGGYTSLDYYHHHKFIQNVVEQLVNGFFPNVGSEFEMIYDSLLEQNDEYFVLKDLASYSNAQQVVEREFSDKSNWYRKSIINIAKSGYFSSDRTIQQYSDEIWDLSIR from the coding sequence ATGTTCTCAAGCAAGGAGCAGTTCAAACATAGATACTTACAGCGGCTTGAAGTGATGTATGGTAAACGATTTGAGGATACGACTGTCATGGAACAGTATCATGCCCTGGGGCAGTTAGTACGAGAAGCGATTAGCTCAAGGTGGATTGAGACTAATGAAAGGTATCGAACCTCAAAGCAGAAGCAAGTGTATTACTTATCCATAGAATTCTTACTAGGCAGGTTGTTGGGAAACAACTTGGTGAATCTTGGTGTGTACGGATTATGTGAGGAAGCACTGAGTGAGCTTGGAATTCATCTTTCGGAGCTCGAGCAATGCGAAATTGATGCAGGACTTGGAAATGGTGGGTTAGGAAGATTGGCAGCTTGCTTTTTGGATTCACTTGCTTCTTTAAACCTCCCAGGTCACGGGTGTGGAATTCGGTATAAGCATGGCTTATTTGATCAAAGAATTGTGAATGGCTACCAAGTTGAACTACCAGAACAATGGTTAAGGCACGGAAATGTATGGGAAGTAAAAAGAGCTGACAAAGCAGTGCAAGTCCGTTTTTGGGGTGAGATTGAAACACAAGAAGGTAACGGCAGATTATCCTTTAAGCATCGTAATGCCGAGACGATATTGGCTGTTCCCTATGATATGCCTGTAATTGGTTATGAAACCAACACTGTGAATACATTGAGACTTTGGAATGCCGAACCTGCTCCCTTCCCACCCAATCAAGATGCATTAGCATATAAGCGAGAAACAGAAGCCGTCTCTGAATTTTTATACCCTGATGATACGAATGATGAAGGTAAGATTCTACGATTGAAGCAGCAATATTTTCTCGTAGCAGCCAGCTTGCATAGTATTATACGTTCGTATAAAAAGCACCATGAAGAGATTAAGGAGCTTCACGAATATGTTGCCATTCATATAAATGATACACATCCAGTGTTAGCGATACCTGAACTGATGAGAATTTTAATGGATGAAGAGCAGTTGTCTTGGGATGATGCGTGGAGTGTTACGACGAAGACAATTTCCTATACCAATCATACGACTCTGTCTGAAGCGCTTGAAAAGTGGCCAGAGCATATTTTTAAACCACTTTTACCGAGAATTTATATGATTGTGAGAGAAGTGAATGAACGCTTTTGTCGTGAGCTGTGGGAGCTCTATCCAGGAGAGTGGGATCGTATAGAACGAATGGCTATTGTCTCACATGGATTAATTAGAATGGCTCATTTGGCCATAGTGGGGTCTCATTCTATTAATGGCGTTGCGAAGATTCATTCAGATATCTTGAAAATGAGAGAAATGAAGGACTTTTATGATGTATATCCTACACGTTTTAATAATAAGACAAATGGCATTACGCATAGAAGATGGCTATTAAAAGCTAATCCAGAGCTTTCCTCATTAGTTAGCGAACATATTGGGACAGATTGGATACGATCACCAATCGAGTTAAGAAGACTTGAGACATATGCGAATGATTCAGGCTTCCAGCAATCCTTGCAGGCAGTGAAGCAAAAGAGAAAAGAAATACTCGCGAATCGTATTAAAATGCAAACTGGACTGTCAGTAGATACCCACTCCATATTCGATGTTCAAGTAAAACGATTGCATGCATACAAAAGACAGTTGTTGAATGTTTTTCATATTATGTCTTTATATAATCGATTAAAGGAAGATTCGCGTTTTGAAATGGTTCCGCGTACATTTATTTTCGGAGCAAAAGCATCGCCAGGCTACCATTATGCTAAGAAAATAATCAAGCTCATTAATTGTGTAGCGGATAAAGTGAATCAGGACCCGAGAGTCAATCCGTATATGAAAGTCGTATTTTTAGAAAATTATCGTGTCTCGCTTGCTGAAGAGATTATTCCAGCAACAGATCTTAGTGAACAGATTTCAACAGCAAGTAAAGAAGCGTCCGGTACCGGTAATATGAAGTTTATGATGAATGGTGCGCTAACAATCGGCACATTAGATGGGGCAAATATAGAGATACTTGAAGAAGTAGGAGTGGATAATATATTCACCTTCGGGTTAACATCCGAGCAGGTTCTTCATTATCACCAAAAGGGAGGGTATACATCCCTTGATTACTACCATCATCATAAGTTTATCCAGAATGTCGTAGAGCAGCTCGTAAACGGCTTCTTTCCAAATGTGGGATCAGAATTTGAAATGATTTACGACTCACTTCTAGAACAAAATGATGAATACTTTGTGTTAAAAGATCTAGCTAGCTATTCTAATGCGCAGCAAGTAGTGGAGCGGGAATTTAGTGACAAAAGCAACTGGTATCGAAAGAGTATCATTAATATTGCAAAGTCAGGATATTTCTCTAGTGATCGTACAATCCAACAATACTCGGATGAAATTTGGGACTTATCAATTCGTTGA
- the glgA gene encoding glycogen synthase GlgA, with amino-acid sequence MNVLFAVSECVPFVKTGGLADVAGSLPQELKSLGCNIAVIMPKYGTISSVYKDRMKGMGTYTVSVGWREQFAGLEYIVEDGITYYFIDNEYYFNREHLYGYYDDGERFSYFCRAVLEALPMVDGKTDIIHCHDWHTGMIPFLLKEQYQKFDSFYHNIKSVFTIHNLKFQGLFPREILHDLLNLDDSYFTMEKVEFHGAVSFMKAAIVSSDYLTTVSPTYCDEIQTPYLGEQLDGLLRAYREKLKGIVNGIDVSFYSPETDSYIPYTYSLENPVPKFLNKKELQRTFQLEENEDTPIITMISRLTEQKGLDLVQHVFDELMNEDIQFIVIGTGEERLEQFFLEMQTQYPNKVRAYMGFNEKLAHLAYAGSDLFLMPSKFEPCGLGQLIAMRYGTVPIVRETGGLNDTVHAFHELDGEGTGFTFSNYNAHDMLYTIKRALSFYKEQAIWPHIVHNAMSQDNSWKQSAFIYHQVYSKLHTPVRSERDVLKQGAVQT; translated from the coding sequence GTGAATGTATTGTTTGCTGTATCTGAATGTGTCCCCTTTGTGAAAACAGGTGGACTTGCAGACGTTGCAGGTTCATTACCTCAGGAACTGAAGTCATTAGGTTGCAATATAGCGGTCATCATGCCAAAATACGGCACGATCTCATCTGTTTATAAGGATCGAATGAAGGGGATGGGGACGTATACGGTTTCAGTTGGATGGCGTGAGCAATTTGCAGGACTAGAATATATCGTGGAAGATGGAATTACGTATTACTTTATTGATAATGAATACTACTTTAATCGTGAGCATTTGTACGGTTATTACGATGATGGAGAGAGATTTTCCTATTTTTGTAGAGCGGTTCTCGAAGCATTGCCAATGGTAGATGGGAAAACGGATATTATTCATTGTCATGATTGGCATACAGGGATGATTCCGTTTCTATTGAAGGAGCAGTATCAGAAGTTTGATTCATTTTATCACAACATAAAATCTGTATTTACGATTCACAACCTGAAATTTCAAGGACTGTTTCCACGAGAAATCTTGCATGATTTATTAAATCTGGATGATTCCTATTTTACGATGGAAAAGGTAGAGTTTCATGGTGCCGTCAGTTTTATGAAGGCAGCTATTGTTTCATCAGATTATCTAACAACCGTAAGTCCAACATATTGTGATGAAATTCAAACACCATATTTGGGAGAACAACTTGATGGCTTACTACGGGCTTATAGAGAAAAGCTGAAAGGAATTGTAAATGGAATTGATGTTTCATTTTATAGTCCTGAAACAGATTCATATATTCCTTATACCTATAGTCTTGAAAACCCTGTACCAAAATTCCTAAATAAAAAAGAGCTGCAACGCACTTTTCAATTGGAAGAGAACGAGGATACCCCAATTATTACAATGATTAGTCGTCTGACGGAACAAAAGGGGCTAGATCTTGTTCAACATGTTTTTGATGAACTAATGAATGAAGACATCCAATTTATTGTGATTGGTACGGGTGAGGAAAGGCTTGAGCAGTTTTTTCTAGAAATGCAAACTCAATATCCTAATAAGGTGAGAGCATATATGGGGTTTAATGAAAAGCTAGCTCATCTAGCTTATGCTGGATCTGACTTGTTTTTAATGCCATCAAAATTCGAACCTTGTGGTTTAGGTCAATTAATAGCCATGAGATATGGTACGGTTCCGATTGTCCGCGAGACAGGTGGATTAAATGACACAGTTCATGCTTTTCATGAATTAGATGGGGAAGGAACTGGTTTCACTTTTTCAAATTATAATGCACATGACATGCTCTATACCATTAAACGTGCATTATCCTTTTATAAGGAGCAAGCGATATGGCCACATATTGTTCATAATGCAATGAGTCAGGACAATAGCTGGAAGCAATCAGCGTTTATATACCATCAAGTTTATTCCAAATTACACACACCTGTTAGGAGTGAAAGGGATGTTCTCAAGCAAGGAGCAGTTCAAACATAG
- a CDS encoding cold-shock protein encodes MQNGKVKWFNSEKGFGFIEVEGGDDVFVHFSAIQGEGFKSLEEGQEVSFEIVEGNRGPQAANVTKL; translated from the coding sequence ATGCAAAACGGTAAAGTAAAATGGTTCAACAGTGAAAAAGGTTTCGGATTCATCGAAGTTGAAGGTGGAGACGACGTATTCGTACACTTCTCTGCAATTCAAGGAGAAGGATTCAAATCTTTAGAAGAAGGTCAAGAAGTTAGCTTCGAAATCGTAGAAGGTAACCGCGGACCACAAGCTGCTAACGTAACTAAGCTATAA
- a CDS encoding yteA family sporulation protein, with translation MLSALQLEKFRNELLKDQKAIKERFETFGHYDLELGAFHEATGELSSYDNHPGDDATELYEREKDIALNEHTEKELKDINDALHAIENGTYGTCKECGVEIPVERLEALPTALYCKEHSPDHLVSHERPVEETVLKPAFGQFEFDESEGTAYDAEDAWQDVASFGTSESPSDIDMEVEHYNDAYIESDDPIGYVEDYENFIGTDIEGKNITVYPTHQHRQYEDILDEEGTMTIFGDLPPGEKEPYTETGKDNYR, from the coding sequence ATGCTGTCTGCTCTCCAGTTAGAAAAATTCCGTAACGAACTATTAAAAGACCAAAAGGCAATCAAAGAACGATTCGAAACATTTGGTCATTATGATTTAGAACTTGGTGCGTTTCATGAAGCAACAGGGGAATTATCTAGTTATGATAATCACCCAGGTGATGACGCAACAGAGCTTTATGAACGTGAAAAAGACATTGCATTAAACGAGCATACAGAAAAGGAATTAAAAGATATCAACGATGCACTTCATGCCATTGAAAACGGCACGTATGGTACATGTAAAGAATGTGGAGTAGAAATACCTGTTGAAAGACTCGAAGCTCTTCCAACCGCTCTTTATTGTAAAGAACACTCACCTGACCATCTGGTGTCTCATGAACGTCCTGTTGAAGAGACTGTACTTAAACCAGCATTCGGACAATTTGAGTTTGATGAATCAGAAGGTACTGCCTATGATGCAGAAGATGCTTGGCAAGATGTAGCAAGTTTTGGTACATCTGAATCACCATCAGACATCGATATGGAAGTTGAGCACTATAACGATGCATATATAGAATCTGATGATCCTATAGGCTATGTGGAAGATTATGAAAACTTTATTGGTACGGATATCGAAGGCAAAAATATTACGGTATATCCTACTCATCAGCATCGGCAGTATGAAGACATTCTAGATGAAGAAGGTACGATGACAATTTTCGGAGATCTACCTCCGGGCGAAAAAGAACCTTACACTGAAACTGGTAAAGACAACTATCGATAA